The following proteins are encoded in a genomic region of Thermococcus pacificus:
- a CDS encoding ferritin-like domain-containing protein encodes MVVEILNEIRKLNERELLSYWIKGEYEEAETYWKLAERAKELGLPENVGETFKRLGNESKRHGDELLKIYRDEYGDDLVEVNVPNVEALNVLGKFWKVEDLEDVLKIAMESEKLAETIYRKLADETENPKLRETYLRLAEIEKGHYEALASLWKSLGLEE; translated from the coding sequence ATGGTCGTGGAGATTTTAAACGAGATAAGGAAGCTGAACGAGCGCGAACTTCTCAGCTACTGGATCAAAGGCGAATACGAGGAGGCCGAAACGTACTGGAAGCTTGCCGAACGCGCGAAAGAACTCGGCCTTCCCGAGAACGTCGGGGAGACCTTCAAGAGGCTCGGCAACGAGTCCAAGAGGCACGGCGACGAGCTTCTCAAGATATACCGGGATGAATACGGAGACGACCTTGTCGAGGTTAATGTTCCTAACGTTGAAGCCCTAAACGTCCTCGGCAAGTTCTGGAAGGTGGAGGATCTCGAAGACGTCCTCAAAATAGCCATGGAGAGCGAGAAGCTCGCCGAGACGATATACAGGAAGCTCGCCGACGAAACGGAGAACCCCAAGCTCAGGGAAACATACCTCCGGTTGGCGGAGATAGAGAAGGGCCACTACGAGGCTCTGGCTTCCCTCTGGAAGTCCCTCGGCCTGGAGGAATGA
- a CDS encoding ferritin-like domain-containing protein, whose amino-acid sequence MKMIDVEEIIERLSKLSYEEALAYWIKSEREEAEFYRQLAERAINLGLPESLVETFKKLSKDSEKHAKELTKLFRESYSKEPESDIPPIEVLSILEEFERADQVGEVLKAAMESELIAMNAYRTLAEKVEDPKLRELYLKLSEVERTHYEALKREYEKLGD is encoded by the coding sequence ATGAAGATGATTGACGTTGAGGAAATCATCGAGCGGCTCTCGAAGCTCTCTTACGAGGAGGCTTTAGCTTACTGGATAAAGAGCGAAAGGGAAGAGGCAGAGTTCTACCGCCAGCTTGCCGAGCGCGCCATAAACCTCGGCCTTCCTGAAAGCCTTGTTGAGACCTTTAAAAAGCTCTCAAAGGACTCTGAGAAACACGCAAAGGAGCTGACGAAGCTCTTCAGGGAGAGCTATTCTAAGGAACCTGAGAGCGATATACCTCCGATAGAGGTCCTCTCCATCCTCGAAGAGTTCGAGAGGGCCGACCAGGTTGGGGAAGTTCTTAAGGCTGCCATGGAGAGCGAGCTAATAGCGATGAACGCATACAGGACCCTTGCCGAGAAGGTGGAAGACCCGAAACTGAGGGAGCTCTACCTCAAGCTTTCCGAGGTCGAGAGAACCCACTACGAGGCCCTCAAGAGGGAGTACGAAAAGCTGGGTGATTGA
- a CDS encoding THUMP domain-containing protein, translated as MTVLIATVPQGREGDGILELEWALGEVRVKGTDWGGVLLAETPLSKEGALRRLGEFETQAIQRVVPLDEFVPAKWEEIEEAVLRLAGEIQGTFAVRAKVRGNKRISARALEVKLGSLIVERFGLPVNLTDPDFTVVIEVLGKRAGVGVLKRGELLRFEVKD; from the coding sequence ATGACAGTTCTTATCGCAACGGTGCCCCAGGGCCGCGAGGGTGATGGAATCCTCGAACTCGAGTGGGCTTTGGGGGAGGTCCGCGTTAAAGGAACCGACTGGGGGGGCGTTCTCTTGGCGGAAACCCCTCTCTCAAAAGAGGGAGCCCTTCGGAGGCTCGGGGAGTTCGAGACTCAGGCGATACAGAGGGTCGTTCCGCTCGATGAGTTCGTCCCCGCTAAGTGGGAGGAGATAGAGGAGGCCGTTCTAAGACTAGCTGGAGAAATTCAAGGGACCTTTGCCGTCCGCGCCAAGGTCAGGGGCAACAAAAGGATCTCCGCAAGGGCGCTCGAAGTTAAGCTCGGCTCACTCATAGTTGAGCGCTTCGGTCTCCCCGTCAACCTCACCGACCCGGATTTCACGGTTGTCATTGAGGTTCTCGGGAAGAGAGCGGGCGTTGGGGTTCTCAAAAGGGGTGAACTCCTCCGCTTTGAGGTAAAGGACTAA
- a CDS encoding AAA family ATPase, with amino-acid sequence MESGGLKLYPYQSYEVYGLSRNPFEQLASEGITDIESIHVYQEVDMRLQMIVSEVIGNKSSIALSIVGPLGMGKTQRLKSLAKAIEENRGKAIYVKVDTNDILKLTRDIFYALKPPKSRTNIFLENLSKKLGFIDRLEKMLSDTKEYKSRDIAELLVEQMSKYPYCALLLDELENMQSAREHEKIQFFEMLRHFISTMPKGCIVAFASVPEAYEEYTKIFPAFFMRLHYEFRLRPMSLDETFELVKKRLNKVRVRDTDDPIYPFTEEAIKLIHQLGKGNPRQILRLLHYVLSEAAKHKFDPIDDYVVTTILEEPKSLEEYLTRIPKEYKDLVEAIVFEFNGGPVSYIQVAKAVKKPGMQVYDQLNDLIRLGFLVGDPKGNYKVPDYVRKFLEEGQAQKEEE; translated from the coding sequence ATGGAAAGCGGTGGCCTTAAACTTTACCCGTACCAGTCATATGAAGTTTACGGCCTTTCTCGGAACCCCTTTGAACAGCTCGCAAGCGAGGGAATAACAGACATCGAAAGCATCCACGTTTACCAGGAAGTCGACATGCGCCTCCAGATGATAGTTTCTGAGGTGATAGGGAACAAAAGCTCCATAGCGCTAAGCATAGTCGGCCCCCTGGGAATGGGCAAGACGCAGAGGCTTAAAAGCCTTGCAAAGGCCATAGAAGAGAACCGTGGGAAGGCGATATACGTCAAGGTGGACACCAACGACATCCTCAAGCTTACCAGGGACATCTTCTACGCCCTCAAGCCACCGAAGAGCAGGACCAACATCTTCCTGGAAAACCTTTCGAAAAAGCTCGGCTTCATAGACAGGCTCGAGAAGATGCTCAGCGACACAAAGGAATACAAGAGCAGGGACATAGCTGAACTCCTCGTCGAGCAAATGAGCAAGTACCCCTACTGTGCGCTTCTGCTTGACGAGCTTGAGAACATGCAGTCAGCGAGGGAGCATGAGAAGATACAGTTCTTCGAGATGCTGAGGCACTTCATAAGCACCATGCCGAAGGGCTGTATAGTGGCCTTTGCAAGCGTTCCCGAGGCCTATGAGGAGTACACCAAGATTTTCCCGGCCTTCTTTATGCGCCTCCACTACGAGTTCAGACTAAGGCCCATGAGCCTCGACGAAACCTTTGAGCTGGTGAAAAAAAGGCTCAACAAGGTCAGAGTTCGCGACACGGACGACCCGATTTATCCCTTCACAGAGGAGGCGATAAAGCTCATCCACCAGCTCGGGAAGGGGAACCCGAGGCAGATTTTAAGGCTGCTCCACTACGTGCTCAGCGAAGCTGCGAAGCACAAGTTCGACCCGATAGACGATTACGTGGTCACAACGATACTTGAGGAGCCGAAGAGCCTCGAAGAATACCTAACGAGGATTCCGAAGGAGTACAAAGACCTCGTTGAGGCGATAGTCTTCGAGTTCAACGGTGGGCCCGTGAGCTACATCCAGGTGGCCAAGGCAGTCAAAAAGCCGGGAATGCAAGTCTACGACCAGCTCAACGACCTTATAAGGCTCGGCTTCCTCGTTGGAGACCCGAAGGGCAACTACAAGGTTCCGGACTACGTCAGAAAGTTTTTAGAGGAGGGGCAGGCCCAGAAGGAAGAGGAGTGA
- a CDS encoding metal-dependent hydrolase, translating to MPNYDAHVLSGIVSYPIAVAVAGYLSTIGAPFKLTTIALVIGYALYVLGADLPDMDHPDALIHRGTKPIVSVLTGGAAYINVIDRIHLNPEWLTITAAWGIAIAAALVAWYAFTWLMPKHRGIVHSLLFAFIYGALAFLLVDYGLGMSTGEGLYVGFAAFSGYTLHLLLDREISLI from the coding sequence ATGCCGAACTACGACGCCCACGTGCTCAGCGGGATAGTCAGCTATCCGATAGCGGTGGCGGTTGCCGGCTACCTGTCAACCATCGGCGCTCCCTTCAAGCTGACCACGATAGCCCTGGTAATAGGCTACGCCCTCTACGTGCTTGGGGCCGACCTGCCGGACATGGATCACCCGGATGCGCTCATCCACAGGGGAACAAAGCCCATAGTGAGCGTTCTGACAGGTGGGGCGGCCTACATCAACGTCATCGATAGGATACACCTCAATCCCGAGTGGCTCACCATCACTGCAGCGTGGGGAATCGCCATTGCCGCGGCGCTCGTTGCCTGGTACGCCTTCACATGGCTCATGCCAAAGCACCGAGGAATAGTCCACTCCCTCCTCTTTGCGTTCATCTACGGCGCCTTAGCGTTCCTCTTAGTGGACTACGGACTTGGAATGAGTACCGGCGAGGGCCTCTACGTGGGCTTCGCGGCCTTCAGCGGCTACACGCTCCACCTGCTCCTCGACAGGGAGATTTCACTCATATGA
- the trxB gene encoding thioredoxin-disulfide reductase: MFSLGGFSRGGEYENKTWDVLIIGAGPAGFTAAIYAARYGLDTLIISKDLGGNMALTDLIENYPGFPEGISGSELANRMHEHVKKLGVDVVFDEVERIDPAECAYYEGPCKFTVKTKNGKEYKGKTIIIAVGAAPRKLHVPGEEEFTGRGVSYCATCDGPLFKGKKVIVVGGGNTALQEALYLKSIGVDVTLVHRRDQFRADKILQDRFKESGIPAILNTVVTEIKGTNKVEAVKLKNRVTGEEWEMPVDGVFIFIGYEPKTDFVKHLGITDEYGYIPVDMHMRTKVPGIFAAGDITNVFKQIAVAVGQGAIAANSAKELLEEWNSKVVE; encoded by the coding sequence ATGTTCAGCCTTGGAGGATTCTCACGCGGGGGAGAGTACGAGAACAAGACCTGGGACGTGCTCATCATAGGAGCGGGGCCGGCCGGCTTCACGGCGGCTATATACGCGGCCCGCTATGGCCTAGATACTCTCATCATCAGCAAAGACCTCGGCGGAAACATGGCCCTAACGGACCTCATAGAGAACTACCCAGGCTTTCCAGAGGGTATCAGCGGTTCAGAGCTGGCCAACAGGATGCACGAGCACGTCAAGAAGCTGGGAGTTGATGTGGTCTTCGACGAGGTCGAGAGGATCGACCCAGCTGAGTGCGCCTACTACGAGGGGCCGTGCAAGTTCACGGTGAAGACCAAGAACGGCAAGGAATACAAGGGCAAAACGATAATCATAGCCGTTGGAGCAGCGCCGAGGAAGCTCCACGTCCCGGGAGAGGAAGAGTTCACAGGAAGGGGCGTCTCCTACTGCGCCACCTGTGACGGCCCACTCTTTAAGGGCAAGAAGGTTATAGTTGTTGGCGGCGGAAACACTGCCCTTCAGGAGGCGTTATATCTGAAGAGCATAGGCGTCGACGTCACCCTTGTCCACAGGCGCGACCAGTTCAGGGCCGATAAGATACTGCAGGACCGCTTTAAGGAGAGCGGCATTCCCGCGATACTCAACACCGTCGTGACGGAGATAAAGGGAACCAACAAGGTAGAGGCCGTTAAACTGAAGAACCGCGTCACCGGCGAGGAGTGGGAGATGCCCGTTGACGGTGTCTTCATCTTCATCGGCTATGAGCCAAAGACGGACTTCGTCAAGCACCTCGGCATAACCGACGAGTACGGCTACATCCCGGTGGACATGCACATGCGCACGAAGGTTCCGGGCATCTTCGCCGCTGGAGATATCACCAACGTCTTCAAGCAAATAGCGGTCGCAGTCGGCCAGGGAGCGATAGCGGCCAACTCCGCCAAGGAGCTCCTCGAGGAGTGGAACTCGAAGGTCGTGGAGTGA
- a CDS encoding ornithine aminotransferase: MVVRPNVKELPGPKAKEVIKRNFEFLAYTTQDPETLPIVIDHGDGILVYDVDGNTFYDFGSGVGVLNVGHAHPRVVEAVKRQAEKFTHFALNDFFYENAVILAQKLAELAPGDFPKKVVYQNSGAEANEAMMKLVKYGTGRKRFIAFYHAFHGRTQAVLSLTASKWVQQDRFFPTMPGVEHIPYPNPYRNPWHIDGYAEPDELVNRVIEFIEEYVFRHVPPHEVGAIVFEPIQGEGGYVVPPKNFFKELKKLADSYGILLADDEVQMGVGRTGKFWAIEHFGVAPDTIQFGKAIGGGIPLAGVVHRADIAFDKPGRHASTFGGNPVAIAAGLEVVEIVKELLPHVQEVGDYLHKYLKEFEEKYEVIGDARGLGLAQAVEIVKSKDTKEKNPELRDRIVKEAVKRGLILLGCGDNSIRFIPPLTIQKEEIDVAMEIFEESLKAALQ; this comes from the coding sequence ATGGTGGTTAGGCCGAACGTTAAGGAACTCCCTGGGCCGAAGGCCAAGGAGGTCATAAAGAGGAACTTTGAGTTTCTCGCATACACGACCCAGGACCCCGAGACCCTCCCGATAGTCATCGACCACGGTGACGGAATCCTCGTCTACGACGTCGACGGAAACACCTTCTACGACTTCGGAAGCGGAGTCGGTGTCCTCAACGTGGGCCACGCCCACCCGCGCGTCGTCGAGGCCGTCAAGAGGCAGGCAGAGAAGTTCACCCACTTCGCGCTCAACGACTTCTTCTATGAGAACGCGGTCATACTCGCCCAGAAGCTCGCCGAGCTCGCCCCCGGCGACTTCCCGAAGAAGGTCGTCTACCAGAACAGCGGTGCCGAGGCCAACGAGGCCATGATGAAGCTCGTCAAGTACGGAACAGGCAGGAAGAGGTTCATAGCCTTCTACCACGCCTTCCACGGAAGGACGCAGGCGGTTCTCAGCCTCACCGCCAGCAAGTGGGTCCAGCAGGACAGGTTCTTCCCGACGATGCCCGGCGTTGAACACATCCCCTACCCGAACCCCTACAGGAACCCCTGGCATATCGACGGTTACGCCGAGCCGGACGAGCTCGTTAACCGGGTTATCGAGTTCATAGAGGAGTACGTTTTCAGGCACGTCCCGCCGCACGAGGTCGGCGCGATAGTCTTCGAGCCGATACAGGGTGAAGGCGGCTACGTCGTCCCGCCGAAGAACTTCTTCAAGGAGCTCAAGAAGCTCGCCGACAGCTACGGAATCCTCCTGGCAGACGACGAGGTCCAGATGGGCGTCGGTAGGACGGGCAAGTTCTGGGCCATCGAGCACTTCGGCGTTGCCCCAGACACCATCCAGTTCGGTAAGGCCATAGGCGGCGGAATTCCGCTGGCGGGTGTCGTCCACAGAGCCGACATAGCTTTCGACAAGCCGGGCAGGCACGCCTCGACCTTCGGCGGCAACCCTGTTGCCATAGCCGCCGGACTTGAAGTCGTCGAGATCGTCAAGGAGCTCCTCCCGCACGTCCAGGAAGTTGGAGACTACCTCCACAAGTACCTCAAGGAGTTCGAGGAGAAGTACGAGGTCATCGGTGACGCTCGCGGTCTCGGACTGGCCCAGGCAGTCGAGATCGTCAAGAGCAAGGACACCAAGGAGAAGAACCCCGAGTTGAGGGACAGGATCGTCAAGGAAGCGGTAAAGCGCGGACTCATCCTCCTCGGCTGCGGCGACAACAGCATAAGGTTCATCCCACCGCTGACCATCCAGAAGGAGGAGATCGACGTCGCCATGGAGATCTTCGAGGAGAGTCTCAAGGCTGCTCTCCAGTGA
- a CDS encoding ECF transporter S component, translated as MGMSELTEILKPYGPYVLAGVTLLYVLYLYLNRKKFKSASVLAISAVMAAVVGVTTAFITISTPATGGYLNFGDTMVMFSAMVFGPVVGVFAGGVGSALGDIIAGYPGWAPITLVVKGLEGLVIGYLARKSDNVGNLIVAGVVGGMIMVLGYFSFEAYMYGVPAAATEIPVNTLQAVTGVIVGTGLAKAIKKRYPEVEDFV; from the coding sequence ATGGGCATGAGCGAGCTGACAGAGATACTCAAACCTTACGGACCCTACGTCCTTGCCGGGGTCACGCTGCTCTACGTGCTCTACCTCTACCTCAACAGGAAGAAGTTCAAGAGCGCAAGTGTGCTTGCAATATCCGCGGTCATGGCGGCCGTTGTTGGCGTCACAACAGCGTTCATAACCATATCCACGCCGGCGACGGGCGGCTACCTCAACTTCGGTGACACTATGGTTATGTTCTCGGCGATGGTCTTTGGGCCCGTCGTCGGAGTCTTCGCAGGCGGGGTCGGTTCCGCCCTTGGGGACATAATAGCAGGCTACCCAGGCTGGGCACCGATAACCCTCGTTGTCAAGGGGCTTGAGGGCCTCGTCATCGGCTATCTGGCCAGAAAGAGCGACAACGTTGGCAACCTCATAGTAGCAGGCGTTGTCGGTGGAATGATAATGGTCCTCGGCTACTTCTCCTTCGAGGCATACATGTACGGTGTTCCGGCAGCTGCGACGGAGATACCCGTGAACACCCTCCAGGCAGTTACCGGAGTCATCGTTGGAACCGGACTGGCAAAGGCAATAAAGAAGAGGTATCCTGAGGTGGAGGACTTCGTCTAA
- a CDS encoding family 4B encapsulin nanocompartment shell protein, with protein MKELKDLLHKAVNELKSEGLEPDIILVGPQFIEHAAEVLRGCGFKIYKIEELGYDAVVADSKYLGQMKRASRRISIEPLLAENEMWEELKKLEV; from the coding sequence ATGAAGGAGCTCAAAGACCTCCTCCACAAGGCTGTTAATGAGCTCAAGAGTGAGGGACTTGAGCCGGATATAATCCTCGTGGGGCCTCAGTTCATAGAGCACGCGGCCGAGGTGCTCCGCGGGTGTGGGTTCAAGATTTATAAGATAGAGGAGCTTGGCTACGACGCTGTTGTGGCGGACTCAAAGTACCTTGGCCAGATGAAGCGCGCCTCGAGGAGGATATCCATCGAGCCCCTGCTCGCTGAAAACGAGATGTGGGAAGAATTAAAGAAGCTGGAGGTTTAG
- the deoC gene encoding deoxyribose-phosphate aldolase, whose product MNAREIARYIDHTNLKPYATEEDIKKLCDEAIQYGFYAVCVNPYRVKLAKDYLREKNADVKVASVIGFPLGATPTEVKVFEAKRAIEDGADELDMVINIGALKDKDYDYVRNDIAEVVRVAHEKGAKVKVIIETCYLTEEEKVKACELAKEAGADFVKTSTGFGTGGATVEDVRLMRKTVGPEMGVKASGGIRTYEQALAMIEAGATRIGTSSGVKIVEGASK is encoded by the coding sequence ATGAACGCTCGGGAGATTGCGCGCTACATTGATCATACAAACTTGAAGCCCTACGCCACTGAAGAGGACATAAAGAAGCTCTGCGACGAAGCCATACAGTACGGCTTCTATGCCGTTTGCGTGAACCCCTACCGCGTCAAGCTCGCCAAGGATTACCTGAGGGAAAAGAACGCCGACGTCAAGGTCGCGAGCGTTATTGGTTTTCCGCTCGGGGCAACTCCAACCGAAGTTAAGGTCTTCGAGGCTAAGAGGGCCATTGAAGACGGTGCCGACGAGCTCGACATGGTCATCAACATCGGCGCGCTGAAGGATAAAGACTACGACTACGTCAGGAACGACATAGCCGAGGTCGTCAGGGTCGCCCACGAAAAGGGCGCCAAGGTCAAGGTCATTATCGAGACCTGCTACCTCACCGAGGAGGAGAAGGTGAAGGCCTGCGAGCTGGCGAAGGAGGCCGGAGCGGACTTCGTTAAGACCTCGACCGGCTTTGGAACGGGCGGTGCAACGGTTGAGGACGTCAGATTGATGAGGAAGACCGTTGGCCCGGAGATGGGGGTTAAGGCATCTGGCGGAATAAGGACTTACGAGCAGGCTCTTGCCATGATAGAGGCTGGAGCAACGAGGATTGGTACCTCAAGCGGGGTAAAGATTGTGGAGGGTGCATCGAAATGA
- a CDS encoding CGP-CTERM-anchored Cys-rich protein, producing the protein MKRLAALIVFLVFTLTPFAEACMSPADAYAVEVVLNKPGVVYRPYPAFNALHNAVIENGTFVFRSHYDRRLYVVLWNASDGPHIRIQIPVKWESETALSAHLNVSLFLLNEGIEKLKRTGWKVRDNTTFEKGGIRITLSPVKGSECTSDADCATGGCSGEMCAPREKASGIMTPCVYRPWYTCLAMTSCGCVNGVCTWKPNPAFESCLKEHGVDPSSVIKAGRFELSVEGANVSDEEVKASVEEFLGAFGVSCSNSFNLTKTSVTKPVPVVEPSKVNASEAMKTELEWLISVGALKIDEEDIEEIARVSEWGNAGWNSHVGWYETKNGTYSWIPYDKSLNPKLVKCFTNVIPEYKLPNGTAYVGPTMTKPSPSSSSATSGDSSGESICGPALIVGLSLVALLWRR; encoded by the coding sequence ATGAAGAGGCTCGCGGCCCTCATAGTGTTCTTGGTGTTCACCCTAACACCTTTTGCTGAGGCCTGCATGAGTCCTGCCGATGCCTACGCGGTGGAAGTTGTTCTCAACAAACCGGGGGTAGTTTACAGGCCGTACCCCGCTTTCAATGCCCTCCACAACGCGGTAATCGAGAACGGGACCTTCGTATTCCGCTCCCACTACGACCGGAGGCTATACGTTGTCCTTTGGAATGCGAGCGATGGGCCTCACATTAGGATTCAAATCCCGGTTAAGTGGGAGTCCGAGACAGCTTTAAGTGCCCATCTGAACGTTTCCCTCTTCCTGCTAAACGAGGGGATTGAGAAACTGAAGAGAACGGGCTGGAAAGTAAGGGACAACACAACCTTTGAAAAAGGCGGGATCAGAATAACACTCAGCCCGGTCAAAGGGAGTGAGTGCACCTCCGACGCGGACTGCGCCACGGGAGGGTGCTCCGGTGAGATGTGCGCGCCCAGAGAGAAGGCCTCAGGTATAATGACGCCCTGTGTTTATCGTCCGTGGTACACGTGCCTGGCCATGACAAGCTGTGGCTGCGTTAATGGAGTATGCACGTGGAAGCCAAATCCTGCCTTTGAATCCTGTCTCAAGGAGCACGGCGTTGATCCTTCCAGCGTCATAAAAGCAGGTCGCTTTGAACTGAGTGTTGAGGGAGCGAACGTGAGCGACGAGGAGGTAAAGGCGTCCGTCGAGGAGTTTCTCGGAGCTTTTGGTGTTTCCTGCAGTAATTCATTTAACCTGACCAAAACTTCGGTAACTAAGCCAGTCCCCGTCGTTGAACCCTCGAAGGTTAACGCTTCTGAAGCCATGAAAACGGAGCTTGAATGGCTGATTAGTGTTGGCGCCCTCAAAATCGACGAGGAGGATATAGAGGAGATAGCGAGGGTGTCCGAGTGGGGGAACGCTGGATGGAACTCCCACGTAGGATGGTACGAGACGAAGAACGGCACTTACAGCTGGATACCCTACGATAAGAGCCTGAACCCGAAGCTCGTCAAGTGCTTCACCAACGTTATACCCGAGTACAAGCTCCCGAACGGGACGGCTTACGTTGGCCCTACCATGACCAAACCCTCCCCTTCAAGTTCCAGCGCTACCAGCGGGGATTCGTCGGGTGAGAGTATATGCGGTCCGGCTTTAATCGTCGGCCTATCCCTGGTGGCCCTCCTGTGGAGGAGATGA
- the eno gene encoding phosphopyruvate hydratase has translation MENPFEITGVVAREILDSRGNPTVEVEVYTPISMGRAAVPSGASTGTHEALELRDGGTRYHGKGVRRAVENVNKIIAPEIIGMDVTWQRDIDNLMLELDGTENKSNLGANAILGVSLAVAKAAANALGLPLYQYIGGTNAYVMPVPMSNVINGGVHAGNELDFQEFMIMPVGADSFREAIRWVSETYHVLKKVIAERYGKNAINVGDEGGFAPPMKEVTEPLDVLIKAIEEAGYKPGDEIAFALDAASSEFFHPDKGKYVVAGKEYDKGELLELYRELVGTYPIVSIEDPFHEEDWEGFAMITKELGSKIQIVGDDLFVTNPKRIRKGIELGAANALLLKVNQIGTLSEAIDAAYTAFRAGYGVVVSHRSGETEDATIADLAVALNAGQIKTGAPARSDRNAKYNQLIRIEEELEGIALYPGRKFRNPFL, from the coding sequence ATGGAGAACCCGTTTGAGATTACAGGAGTCGTTGCGAGGGAGATACTCGACAGCAGGGGAAACCCAACCGTTGAGGTCGAGGTCTACACGCCGATAAGCATGGGTAGAGCCGCCGTTCCGAGTGGAGCAAGCACCGGAACCCATGAAGCCCTTGAGCTCCGCGACGGCGGAACCCGCTACCACGGAAAGGGCGTTAGGAGGGCTGTGGAAAACGTCAACAAGATAATCGCACCCGAGATCATCGGAATGGACGTCACCTGGCAGAGGGACATAGACAACCTCATGCTCGAGCTTGATGGAACCGAGAACAAGAGCAACCTCGGCGCCAACGCAATCCTCGGCGTTTCCCTAGCCGTTGCAAAGGCGGCCGCCAACGCTCTGGGCCTTCCGCTCTACCAGTACATCGGCGGAACCAACGCCTACGTCATGCCCGTCCCAATGAGCAACGTCATCAACGGCGGCGTTCACGCGGGCAACGAGCTGGACTTCCAGGAGTTCATGATCATGCCCGTCGGTGCCGACTCATTCAGGGAGGCAATAAGGTGGGTTAGTGAGACCTACCACGTCCTCAAGAAGGTCATCGCCGAGCGCTACGGTAAGAACGCCATAAACGTCGGTGACGAGGGCGGCTTCGCCCCGCCGATGAAGGAGGTAACCGAGCCGCTCGACGTCCTCATCAAGGCCATTGAAGAAGCCGGCTACAAGCCCGGCGACGAGATAGCCTTCGCCCTCGACGCGGCATCGAGCGAGTTCTTCCACCCGGACAAGGGCAAGTACGTCGTCGCTGGAAAGGAGTACGACAAGGGCGAGCTTTTGGAGCTCTACAGGGAGCTAGTCGGCACCTACCCGATAGTCTCAATTGAGGACCCGTTCCACGAGGAGGACTGGGAAGGCTTCGCCATGATAACGAAGGAACTCGGAAGCAAGATACAGATCGTCGGCGACGACCTCTTCGTCACCAACCCGAAGAGGATAAGGAAGGGAATCGAGCTTGGCGCCGCCAACGCGCTCCTCCTCAAGGTCAACCAGATAGGAACGCTGAGCGAGGCCATCGATGCCGCTTACACCGCCTTCAGGGCAGGTTACGGCGTCGTCGTCTCCCACAGGAGCGGTGAGACTGAAGATGCCACAATAGCCGACCTCGCGGTCGCCCTCAACGCCGGCCAGATAAAGACCGGTGCCCCAGCCAGGAGCGACAGGAACGCCAAGTACAACCAGCTGATAAGGATAGAAGAGGAGCTTGAGGGAATAGCCCTCTATCCGGGCAGGAAGTTCAGGAACCCGTTCCTCTGA
- a CDS encoding PadR family transcriptional regulator: protein MQDSNVVRNLYTVPMKNMILLIIGLKGEAHGYEILKEIEKMTFGNWKPSHGNLYTMLNKLAEEGLIEPREEYRGKRRIVKYALTENGWLYLREANELALKSLYLAVQYHERLREKLRELGYGKEIAATAIDSYIELLDGIIDILEEKKRELKELKREKELRGTGS, encoded by the coding sequence ATGCAGGATTCAAACGTGGTGAGAAACCTCTACACAGTGCCTATGAAAAACATGATACTCCTCATCATCGGCTTAAAAGGAGAGGCCCACGGTTACGAGATTCTGAAGGAGATAGAGAAAATGACCTTCGGCAACTGGAAGCCAAGCCATGGCAATCTCTACACCATGCTCAACAAGCTGGCGGAGGAAGGGCTGATAGAGCCGAGGGAAGAATACAGGGGAAAGAGAAGAATCGTTAAGTACGCGCTCACCGAGAATGGGTGGCTCTATCTTAGGGAGGCAAACGAGCTCGCCCTGAAGTCCCTGTATCTGGCCGTTCAGTACCACGAGAGGCTTCGCGAGAAGCTCAGGGAGCTGGGCTACGGGAAGGAGATAGCCGCCACGGCCATAGACAGCTACATAGAACTGTTGGATGGCATCATCGACATCCTGGAGGAGAAAAAAAGGGAGCTTAAAGAGCTGAAGAGGGAAAAAGAGCTCAGAGGAACGGGTTCCTGA